TAAGGTCGTCCCCATTCCCGTAAGCGGGGTTGGGCAATAAGCAGCATCACCAATCATGCCTGCACGGCCATTGAACCATCGTGGGGCATGAACCTGGCTGATCCCATCGAAATACACATCATCGTTGGTTTCCATTTCTTTCATCAGGCGTGCCTCTTCCCAGCCGGCTCCGGAAAGCTTATCCTTTAGTATTTTTTTCTGATCGTCGTTGGAAAGGTTCTGGTAACTTTTGTCATCGGAAAGAAAACTGAATGAGGCTCTTGTCGTCCCATGATTATCGGGACGGAGCAACATCACCCTTGATCCGGGAGCAGTATACCAGCGTGCCCATCTGGTATCTCTTGCTGTTTTAGGAATGGTATACCAGGCATTATAAAGGCCCACAAATTTTATTTCGGGCTCTTCGCCAAAGAGTAACGTTCTGGTAGTAGACCGAACCCCATCAGCCGCGATCAATAAGTCAAACACTTCTTTTGTGTCATCACTAAAGGTCACCTCAACAGTGTTGGTATCCTGCTGTACTGCTGTGATGTATTTGCCAAAGACATACTTTACCTCATTTTTAGTGCTGTTATATAAGATATTGACCAAATCCCCGCGGAGAATTTCAGCTTCGCTGGTAAAACTGCTGGCACCGTCTGTTGGAAATGCAGCTTTGACCTCATTATTTCGGTTTACAAATTGCAGGCCTATCTCTCCGGTGTTGGCGGCAAGTATGTCCTGCTCAATCCCCATCATTCTTACGATGGCGCGCCCGGCTCCCCTGATATCAAGGTTCTGGCCGCCCATTCGCAGAGCTTTGGAACGCTCCACTATGGTGACGTCAAAACCATATTTTGCCAGCCAGAACCCCAGCGTTGGGCCGGCAATACTTGCGCCGGATACTATTACTCTCTTTTTACGTTCCATACTGTTCCTTAATTATATTTCCCTGCCAGTCATTTGTAACGCCCGGAAGTGCGGTGCTTTAAGCCCGTTACTCAAATATAGGAAATTTGTGCTTTCGGGTACCTATGCGATCCTGTTGAAGAAGTTGTTTTATGCTCCCTCTCCTGGGGTAGAATGAGGGATGTTCTGATTAACAGGCCGATGCCTGCCGGCTTTCACCTAATGCCTGAATCTATTTTTATTAGGAACTGCCAACGAAATCCTTTTAAATAGTTGTAGCGGTTTATTATTATCTATAAATTTAGTTACGTTTTTAGAGAATAGCTTCCTTACCTCAAAACAGCACTATATGAAAAACAGAATCAGCTATAGCATGCTATTACTTTTTTTGATAGGGCAGATAACAGCCTGTCAGCCTGGAACCAAAATGAGTGCTGTAGAAAATTTTCAGGCACAATGGGGTAATTGAAAATTTAATAAACAATGCTTGTTGCAGGAACTTAAAAACGAATGAACATTTTTAATAAGAACTATGAAGAAAAGCCAATTGTTATGTAGTTTGTTACTTGTATTCGCTTGCGGATGCCAACAAAAATCGCCAACGTATACTACGGATCAGGTAAAAGAGGATCAGGAAAACCAACAGTCGGATGATGTGATGCACTATCGTGATAGCACAATGGAAGTTTATTCGGAAAGCGCGTATACTGCATTAGCAGATCGTAAGTATAAATTTCCATCAACAACTGATTTTGAGCAAATAATCGAGGCGGTTTACCATATTAATGTTAAGAAAGCAAAATTTGATGATGTGTATTTATCAGAGGATAACGGACCCGTCCCGACAGCTGTGAGGCAGAAAAACTTTATTTATATATTTGATCACTATGCGGATGCCGAACCGAATGTGGATCATAATCTGACATTCAATTTGAATAATTACCTGTTTCATAAGAATATCGAATCCAGAAATGTATTGTTAAGCTCCGATAATGACAAAGAATACCTGTTTGATCTCGTAGAGCAGTATGGCTACGCAGATGACGAGTATTTGCTACACTATGTATTGGATAAAAAATATAAAAATGATAATTTCCAAAAGCTGGGTGCCCTTGTATTTATAAAAAAGCCGGATGGCAGTCTTGAGATCAGAACGAAAATTTTAAACTTTACAGCCTCCAATGCTAATGAAAAGGATGTAGTCCTGGCAAGGAATATGCTGTTGTATTGTATCGACCTGATTGATACGGATCCAGATGATGAGTTTTCAGCGGCTCAAAAGGCTAAAATAATTGCATTCGCATCCAATGCAATAGATCCGATCTATAAAAAATACCATCGGATTAACGATCAGCATTGGGGAACTGCGTCCGTCCTGTCCTATTACATCGCTGCTGTAGGTGCGCAAAAATGGAATGAAACGGAAGCAGCCTACCTAAAAGAACAATATTATAACCTGCCAAACTTAGCTGCAATGATAGCATATGCCAATGAATTTGATAGTATCGGTGCTCCGGATTAAGAGGAAGTGCGGAGAATAGGAAGGAGGTATAAAATGATGGTTGAAGCCGTCGTTTTCCCAAACTGTTTTAAAACAAAAAAGACGATCATTGCTGATCGTCTTTTGTTTTTGTGCTCCCCCTCTTGGGCTCGAACCAAGGACCCTCTGATTAACAGTCAGATGCTCTAACCAACTGAGCTAAGGAGGAAGGCGTTTGCCTTATAAAGCGCTGCAAATATAGGGAAAAAATTGATTTCTATGCATAAATCAGCAACCATTTTCTATTGGCCTGAGCTGTAAGTTTATAGGTGATTGTTCTGGGATAATTCCTGTTCGTGTAAGGATAGAATACAGCGTAGGGAATAGGTGTGACGGGATGAAAGGGTCGTTGGGTTGTCACGAATGAAATTAAGAGGTTGAACCGGTGTAAGAATGAAAAAGAAGGAACGGTGTGTTGTAGCTTTTTTAGATTGTGGTACTCTTTAAAATGGTGGGAATGGGATTGAAAAGCGGTATTGGTTTTGGAAGGGTTAAAAAAACGTCGGGAGGTGGTGGATCAAGAACAAAACTTGGGGAGGAATGTCAAAATAAAATCAGAAATTTGCAATCTAAGAATTTGATATGACCCCTATAGAGCTATTGAAGTTTATGCTTCCTGATTTTTTAGTTGACCATTTTGAAGTGGTTTTTTCTACTAATACAGAAGAAATATTACACCTATACTTTGAAGAGAATGCCAAACCTCCGTCAGAATTTAATGGACTTCAGTTAATCTCAAAGGGTTTCCAGGATGAGATCACCATTCAGGACTTTCCTTTGAGAGGGAAGTTTGTGTATCTACACATCAAAAGACGTCGCTGGATCAATAAAGACACAAGTGAGATCGTTAAAAGAGATTGGAATCTAGTTGCCAAGGGAACCCGCATGACTCAGGAGTTTGCGGCTTTTTTAAAAGAAATTAATAGATAAAACTGCTACTGACTGTCGTACCATTGGAGGTTTCTTTGGAGTCAATGGGAAAAAGTTACAAAGACAATACAAAAAATATTTAAGCTCCTTTAGTACGTGGGCTCAACGTGAACATGCGCATGAGTGGATTATTTATCCTGAAAATATAGGTACCCACTTGTCAATTGATGAAGTAGCCTTGTCTCAGGGTGAGCTTTTTACTATTGTAACCAATAAGGAAGCTAGAGGTAAAAAAGGTTGCCTAGTTGCTATTATTGCAGGGACAAAGGCAGATCAGGTCATTGAACATATCTGTAAAATTGATTACAAAAAAAGAAGTTGGGTTCAAGAAATAACACTTGACATGGCTAATTCCATGAAGTTGATTTCCAAAAAATGTTTTCCAAAAGCGGTACAGGTTACCGATAGATTTCATGTTCAAAAATTAGCTCTAGAAGCATTACAGGAGATTAGAATAAAATATCGTTGGGAAGCGATGGATACTGAGAATCGATTCATATTACAAGCGAAAAAAGAAAACAAAACTTATCTCTCAGATCTTTTATCTAATGGAGACTCTGTAAAACAGTTGCTCGCCAGAAGTAGATATGTTCTTTATAAATCCCGCGATAAATGGACCGAAAGACAAAATGAACGAGCCCAATTGTTATTTGGCTTATATCCCGATATTAAAAAAGCATACAGTTTAACCCAACAACTACGAAGTATTTACAACAATCATAACAATAAACACGTTGCGATGACAAAACTGGCACATTGGTACAGGAATGTAGAGGAGTCAGGGTTTAAAAATTTTAATATCCTTTTAAATACTATAACGGTTAATTACCAGTCAATCTTAAACTATTTTGACAATAGAAGTACAAATGCTTCAGCAGAATCTTTTAATGCTAAAGTAAAAGCATTTAGGAGTCAATTTAGAGGAGTGCGTAAAGTAGATTTCTTCTTATTTAGATTATCTAATCTTTTTGGCTAATCCCCAAGCTTTGCGTTTGATCCGAGGTGGTCCTGATGCGATGTGAAATGATTGGAAAAGCAGTTGTTTTTCGAAACTTTTTTAAAACAAAAAAGACGATCATTTCTGATCGTCTTTCGTTTTGTGCTCCCCCTCTTGGGCTCGAACCAAGGACCCTCTGATTAACAGTCAGATGCTCTAACCAACTGAGCTAAGGAGGAAGGCGATTTGCCTTGTAAAGGCGGTGCAAATATAGGGCTAAATTTGGTTTCTGCAAATAAATCTGCAAATAAATTCAAAAAAAATTACCTGCTCGAAATTGCCCGATAAATATCGTTTCCGTTTGCAAAAAGTAAGAGTGCTATAAGCAACACAATGCCAACTATTTGTGCATGTTCTAGGAATTTATCACTTGGTTTTCTTCCTGTAATTATCTCGTATAATAAAAACATTACGTGTCCTCCGTCAAGGGCAGGAATAGGCAATAAGTTCATTACACCAAGCATAATGGAAAGCATCGCGGTACGTCCCCAAAAGATTTCCCAGCTCCAGCTTTGTGGAAAAATATCGAAAATAGCTTTAAATCCACCTACGCCTTTATAGGCTCCGGTTTCCGGATTAAAGATCGCTTTTAGTTGTTTCAGGTACCCTAATACCTCTTCTTTGCCTTTGTGTAATCCGGCAGGAAAAGATTCGGCAAACGAATAATGTTGGGAACTGATTTTGAAATAATCCAGTTTGGCAAGATTGTCTGGAGTCAGGCCACCATAAAAGGCACCCAGTTTACCGTTTTGGTCTACTTTAAGGGATACCGTTTCTTCTTTATTGTCACGCAGTACAACAGCACTTACGGTTTTGTTTTTGTGTGCTTTCAGCAATTCGATCACCTGGTCGGCATAACGGGTTGGAGTTCCATCAAGGCTTAGTACCATGTCTTTCGCTTTTAGCGTTGCTTTATTCGCAGAGCTGTCGGCTACTTCGGCTACCATAAAAGGCATTCTCAGGTTGATAAAAGGCTTTTTCTCGCCTTTCATCAGTTGATCCAGCAGGTCAATAGGCATGTTCAGTGTTTGCTGCTGGCCATTTCTTTCGATTAATACCGTTTTGGCAAAAAGGATTTTACCCGGGATATCATCAAACTTCAGCATTTTTACACCGTCTACTTCCAGGATCTTATCCCCTGTTTTCAATCCGATCTGTTCGCCTACCGGAGTAGTCACCCAGATGCCGTCTTTCAGTTCGCTGTTGGCAATATATTGGTCGCCATAAGCGTAAGCCATACCGATATAAATGATAAAAGCCAGTATAAAGTTTACGGTAACACCACCCAGCATAATGATCAGGCGCTGCCAGGCCGGCTTGGAACGGAATTCCCACGGTTGTGGTGGCAGGGCCATTTGTTCCTTGTCCATGCTCTCATCAATCATTCCGGCAATCTTTACATAACCACCCAGGGGCAGCCATCCGATACCGTATTCGGTTTCACCTATTTTCTTTTTTAAAAGGGAGAATTTAACATCGAAAAAAAGATAGAATTTTTCGACTTTGGTTTTGAATAATTTGGCGGGGATAAAATGACCAAATTCGTGAAGTACAATCAGTAAGGACAAACTCAATAAGAACTGACCGAGCTTAATAACTATTTCCATTTTTTAATTTTAAAATTCGAATTACGCACAAAAGTAAGGTTTTCTGTGCAGTAATCTAATGATAATATTTTGAACGGTTTTAAATGTTTGTTAATAATTAAAAAATACTGTGGCTGTTTATTTCAGGTATAGTAAATTTACGTTTGTCTTTTTTAGGCTATTTTAACCGAAAAGATCCTGGTTTTTTCGAATTCCCAACTCCATACCGAAGCAAATACCGCCCAATTATTATGATAAAACCTTTACCTCTTTTATTTATCCGCCTTACTATTGCCCTGAGTTTTTTCGTCCACGGACTGGTGCGCATCCCTAAGATTGCGACTTTTACACAGTACATGCTCGCGCGGTTCGAACCTACGTTTTTGCCCAAGGGCATTATCATCCTCTTTAGCTATGCACTGCCTTTTGCGGAGTTTACAATCGGGTTGCTGTTGCTGCTTGGGTTGTTTACAAGGCAGGCACTGGCGCTGGGCTGTGTACTCATGTTGTGCTTAGTATGGGGAACGGCCCTAATCGAAGACTGGGCGTCACTGCCCACCCAATTCATACACATTGCCTTTATGGCTTTTCTGCTGAACGCGCTTCCGCAGAATAGTTATGCAATGGATAACCTTATTAAAAAATAAAACTATGTCAGCAAAGTCATTTTCACCACTTACGATCCGGAGCCTTACCTTAAAAAACAGGATCGCCATTTCGCCTATGTGCCAATACAGTGCCGTGGACGGATTTGCCAATAACTGGCATTTAGTACACCTGGGAAGCCGCGCCATAGGCGGGGCGGGGCTGATTATCCAGGAAGCTACTGCGGTGACTCCGGAGGGCCGTATCTCGCAATACGATCTTGGGATCTGGAGCGATGAGCATACCGAAAAATATAAAGCCATTACTCAATTTATCCTGTCACAGGGTGCTATTCCCGGAATCCAGCTGGCACATGCCGGAAGGAAAGGAAGTACCGAAGCCCCCTGGAATGGAGGCCGTAAAATCCTGATAGAACAGGGTGGGTATACCTGTGTTGCTCCGAGTGCTATCCCGTTTCGTGACGAGGAACCGGTTCCGGTAGCGATGGAAACTGCCGAAGTACGCCAGATGGTAGATCATTTTCGGGTGGCTGCACGCCGGGCACTGGAAGCGGGGTATAAAGTGATCGAACTGCATGCTGCACACGGGTATCTGATCCACCAGTTTATGTCGCCACTAAGCAACCACCGCAAGGATGAATACGGGGGTAGTTTTGAAAACCGTGTCCGTTTCCTTTTGGAAATTATCACCGCCGTACAACTGGAATGGCCATCGGAACTGCCGATATTCGTCAGGATTTCCGCAACAGACTGGGCGGATGGCGGATGGAATGCCGACGAATCGGTACAGTTAGCAGTATTGCTTCGGTACAAAGGGGTAGACCTCATCGATGTTTCTTCGGGCGGGAATGTGCCGC
The Flavobacterium kingsejongi genome window above contains:
- a CDS encoding DoxX family membrane protein gives rise to the protein MSFLGYFNRKDPGFFEFPTPYRSKYRPIIMIKPLPLLFIRLTIALSFFVHGLVRIPKIATFTQYMLARFEPTFLPKGIIILFSYALPFAEFTIGLLLLLGLFTRQALALGCVLMLCLVWGTALIEDWASLPTQFIHIAFMAFLLNALPQNSYAMDNLIKK
- a CDS encoding transposase: MTPIELLKFMLPDFLVDHFEVVFSTNTEEILHLYFEENAKPPSEFNGLQLISKGFQDEITIQDFPLRGKFVYLHIKRRRWINKDTSEIVKRDWNLVAKGTRMTQEFAAFLKEINR
- a CDS encoding transposase, yielding MGGFFGVNGKKLQRQYKKYLSSFSTWAQREHAHEWIIYPENIGTHLSIDEVALSQGELFTIVTNKEARGKKGCLVAIIAGTKADQVIEHICKIDYKKRSWVQEITLDMANSMKLISKKCFPKAVQVTDRFHVQKLALEALQEIRIKYRWEAMDTENRFILQAKKENKTYLSDLLSNGDSVKQLLARSRYVLYKSRDKWTERQNERAQLLFGLYPDIKKAYSLTQQLRSIYNNHNNKHVAMTKLAHWYRNVEESGFKNFNILLNTITVNYQSILNYFDNRSTNASAESFNAKVKAFRSQFRGVRKVDFFLFRLSNLFG
- a CDS encoding NADH:flavin oxidoreductase/NADH oxidase, with the protein product MSAKSFSPLTIRSLTLKNRIAISPMCQYSAVDGFANNWHLVHLGSRAIGGAGLIIQEATAVTPEGRISQYDLGIWSDEHTEKYKAITQFILSQGAIPGIQLAHAGRKGSTEAPWNGGRKILIEQGGYTCVAPSAIPFRDEEPVPVAMETAEVRQMVDHFRVAARRALEAGYKVIELHAAHGYLIHQFMSPLSNHRKDEYGGSFENRVRFLLEIITAVQLEWPSELPIFVRISATDWADGGWNADESVQLAVLLRYKGVDLIDVSSGGNVPHQQIPVGPLYQLPFAERIKSETGIRTGAVGLITESRQAEDIIVKEQADLVFFARESLRDPNLPLTFARELKADIKWPNQYERAQLKS
- the rseP gene encoding RIP metalloprotease RseP translates to MEIVIKLGQFLLSLSLLIVLHEFGHFIPAKLFKTKVEKFYLFFDVKFSLLKKKIGETEYGIGWLPLGGYVKIAGMIDESMDKEQMALPPQPWEFRSKPAWQRLIIMLGGVTVNFILAFIIYIGMAYAYGDQYIANSELKDGIWVTTPVGEQIGLKTGDKILEVDGVKMLKFDDIPGKILFAKTVLIERNGQQQTLNMPIDLLDQLMKGEKKPFINLRMPFMVAEVADSSANKATLKAKDMVLSLDGTPTRYADQVIELLKAHKNKTVSAVVLRDNKEETVSLKVDQNGKLGAFYGGLTPDNLAKLDYFKISSQHYSFAESFPAGLHKGKEEVLGYLKQLKAIFNPETGAYKGVGGFKAIFDIFPQSWSWEIFWGRTAMLSIMLGVMNLLPIPALDGGHVMFLLYEIITGRKPSDKFLEHAQIVGIVLLIALLLFANGNDIYRAISSR
- a CDS encoding lipoprotein → MKKSQLLCSLLLVFACGCQQKSPTYTTDQVKEDQENQQSDDVMHYRDSTMEVYSESAYTALADRKYKFPSTTDFEQIIEAVYHINVKKAKFDDVYLSEDNGPVPTAVRQKNFIYIFDHYADAEPNVDHNLTFNLNNYLFHKNIESRNVLLSSDNDKEYLFDLVEQYGYADDEYLLHYVLDKKYKNDNFQKLGALVFIKKPDGSLEIRTKILNFTASNANEKDVVLARNMLLYCIDLIDTDPDDEFSAAQKAKIIAFASNAIDPIYKKYHRINDQHWGTASVLSYYIAAVGAQKWNETEAAYLKEQYYNLPNLAAMIAYANEFDSIGAPD
- a CDS encoding FAD-dependent monooxygenase, yielding MERKKRVIVSGASIAGPTLGFWLAKYGFDVTIVERSKALRMGGQNLDIRGAGRAIVRMMGIEQDILAANTGEIGLQFVNRNNEVKAAFPTDGASSFTSEAEILRGDLVNILYNSTKNEVKYVFGKYITAVQQDTNTVEVTFSDDTKEVFDLLIAADGVRSTTRTLLFGEEPEIKFVGLYNAWYTIPKTARDTRWARWYTAPGSRVMLLRPDNHGTTRASFSFLSDDKSYQNLSNDDQKKILKDKLSGAGWEEARLMKEMETNDDVYFDGISQVHAPRWFNGRAGMIGDAAYCPTPLTGMGTTLAIVGAYLLAGELSRHATHEEAFAAYEKRMRPFVEKIQKLPPGVPWLAHPKSKFGVAVVNTVAGIVASRPIKAIGKLFSKKEKDVTKDDIELPEYK